The Streptomyces camelliae genome window below encodes:
- a CDS encoding GDSL-type esterase/lipase family protein, with translation MAKVGRILAVLLPAMLPGLTASAVARSEPWPVSDPPAWTGSWEAAPSGAVAARPGAAIRNVVHLSIGGDAVRVRLSNRLGTAPLRLGAVTVALRGAAGPDALPGTVHTTTFQGGPAVTVPAGQDTVTDPVPLRVPAAADLLVTVYTPDDNGPATSHQVALQTSYVAPSGAGRAGDEDGTAYTATVNRWYYVTGVDVLGDGAGSVVAFGDSLTDGNGSTPDTNRRWPDRLAAYLRADRFGVLNAGISGNRLLRAGAGPSGLTRLDTDALDRAGVRVLVVLEGINDIKGTPTADDATAYADAYRTLVARAHARGVAVVGVTLTPFRGYTAYTDTREAVRQQVNAFIRTGGAFDAVADADAAVRDPADPTRILPAYDPGDHLHFDDTGMTAVADTVRQALAGWAGWPAEGDTGVRVVGARG, from the coding sequence ATGGCCAAGGTCGGACGGATTCTCGCGGTGCTGCTGCCGGCGATGCTGCCCGGCCTGACGGCGTCCGCCGTCGCCCGGTCGGAACCGTGGCCGGTCTCGGATCCGCCTGCCTGGACCGGGAGTTGGGAAGCCGCGCCGTCGGGCGCCGTCGCCGCCCGGCCCGGCGCCGCCATCCGCAACGTGGTCCACCTCAGCATCGGCGGCGACGCCGTGCGCGTGCGGCTCAGCAACCGGCTCGGCACCGCACCGCTGCGCCTCGGCGCGGTCACCGTCGCGCTGCGCGGGGCCGCCGGCCCGGACGCCCTGCCCGGCACCGTGCACACCACCACCTTCCAGGGCGGCCCCGCCGTCACCGTCCCGGCGGGCCAGGACACGGTCACCGACCCGGTGCCGCTGCGCGTGCCGGCCGCCGCCGATCTGCTCGTCACCGTGTACACGCCGGACGACAACGGCCCCGCGACCTCGCACCAGGTGGCCCTGCAGACCAGCTATGTCGCCCCGTCCGGCGCGGGCCGGGCCGGCGACGAGGACGGCACCGCCTACACGGCCACCGTCAACCGCTGGTACTACGTCACCGGCGTCGACGTCCTCGGTGACGGCGCCGGCAGCGTCGTGGCGTTCGGCGACTCCCTCACCGACGGCAACGGTTCCACCCCCGACACCAACCGCCGCTGGCCCGACCGGCTCGCCGCGTATCTGCGCGCGGACCGGTTCGGCGTCCTCAACGCGGGGATCTCCGGAAACCGCCTGCTGCGCGCCGGCGCCGGGCCGAGCGGCCTCACCCGCCTCGACACCGACGCCCTGGACCGGGCGGGCGTACGGGTCCTGGTGGTCCTGGAGGGCATCAACGACATCAAGGGCACCCCCACGGCCGACGACGCCACCGCGTACGCCGACGCCTACCGCACGCTCGTCGCCCGCGCCCACGCCAGGGGCGTGGCGGTCGTCGGCGTCACCCTCACCCCGTTCCGTGGTTACACCGCCTACACGGACACCCGCGAGGCGGTACGGCAGCAGGTGAACGCGTTCATCCGCACCGGCGGCGCGTTCGACGCGGTCGCCGACGCCGACGCCGCCGTGCGCGACCCCGCCGACCCGACCCGCATCCTTCCCGCCTACGACCCCGGCGACCACCTGCACTTCGACGACACGGGCATGACCGCCGTCGCCGACACCGTCCGCCAGGCCCTGGCGGGGTGGGCGGGGTGGCCGGCTGAAGGGGATACGGGTGTGCGGGTGGTCGGGGCGAGGGGCTGA
- a CDS encoding DNA-3-methyladenine glycosylase 2 family protein, whose translation MRDEDSRYEAVRSRDGRFDGAFFFAVETTGIYCRPSCPAVTPKRHNVRFFATAAAAQGAGFRACRRCRPDAVPGSAEWNVRADVVGRAMRLIADGVVDREGVSGLAARLGYSARQVQRQLTAELGAGPVALARAQRAHTARVLLQTTDLPVTEIAFASGFASVRQFNDTVREIYAATPTEVRAAAPRGRGARRATPGAGIPLRLAHRGPYQAAAVFDQLAREAVTGVEEVSGPRGGRTYRRTLRLPYGTGIVAVEERTRAPRTGTGTHPGGWLDARLRLTDPRDLTTAVQRLRRLFDLDADPYAVDERLGADPRLAPLVAARPGLRSPGAVDPLEPAVRALVGSAGAEPLVHRYGKALDAPCGGLTHLFPEPAVLAEAEPAGPLGALAAALADGTVRLDAGADRDDAEAALLALPGMDPAAVATVRVRALGDPDVAPPGTDVPDAWRPWRSYAVQHLCVAGELN comes from the coding sequence GTGAGGGACGAAGACAGCAGGTACGAGGCCGTGCGCAGTCGGGACGGGCGGTTCGACGGGGCGTTCTTCTTCGCCGTCGAGACCACCGGGATCTACTGCCGGCCGAGCTGCCCGGCGGTGACGCCGAAGCGGCACAACGTGCGGTTCTTCGCGACGGCCGCCGCCGCTCAGGGGGCCGGGTTCCGGGCCTGCCGGCGGTGCCGGCCGGACGCGGTGCCGGGGTCGGCGGAGTGGAACGTGCGCGCGGACGTCGTCGGCCGGGCCATGCGGCTGATCGCCGACGGGGTCGTGGACCGCGAGGGTGTCTCGGGGCTCGCCGCCCGGCTCGGCTACAGCGCCCGGCAGGTGCAGCGGCAGCTGACCGCCGAGCTCGGCGCCGGGCCCGTGGCGCTCGCCCGGGCCCAGCGGGCGCACACCGCGCGCGTGCTGCTGCAGACCACCGACCTGCCGGTCACCGAGATCGCGTTCGCCTCCGGTTTCGCCAGCGTGCGGCAGTTCAACGACACCGTGCGGGAGATCTACGCCGCGACACCGACCGAGGTACGCGCCGCGGCCCCCCGGGGCCGCGGCGCCCGCCGGGCCACCCCGGGCGCCGGCATCCCGCTGCGCCTCGCCCACCGTGGCCCGTACCAGGCCGCCGCCGTCTTCGACCAGCTGGCGAGGGAGGCGGTGACCGGCGTCGAGGAGGTGTCCGGCCCGCGGGGCGGCCGTACCTACCGGCGCACCCTGCGGCTGCCGTACGGCACCGGGATCGTCGCGGTCGAGGAGCGCACCCGGGCGCCGCGCACCGGCACCGGTACCCATCCGGGCGGCTGGCTCGACGCGCGGCTGCGCCTCACCGACCCCCGGGACCTGACCACCGCGGTGCAGCGGCTGCGGCGGCTGTTCGACCTCGACGCCGACCCGTACGCCGTCGACGAACGGCTCGGCGCCGACCCGCGGCTCGCCCCGCTGGTCGCGGCCCGGCCCGGACTGCGCTCGCCCGGCGCCGTGGACCCGCTGGAGCCCGCCGTGCGCGCACTGGTGGGCAGCGCGGGCGCCGAGCCGCTGGTCCACCGGTACGGCAAGGCGCTCGACGCCCCCTGCGGCGGCCTCACCCATCTCTTCCCGGAGCCCGCCGTGCTCGCCGAGGCCGAGCCCGCCGGACCGCTGGGCGCGCTCGCCGCGGCCCTCGCCGACGGCACGGTACGGCTGGACGCGGGCGCCGACCGCGACGACGCCGAGGCGGCCCTGCTCGCCCTGCCCGGCATGGACCCGGCCGCCGTCGCCACGGTCCGCGTGCGCGCCCTCGGCGATCCGGACGTCGCCCCGCCCGGCACGGACGTACCCGACGCCTGGCGGCCCTGGCGGTCGTACGCCGTCCAACACCTGTGCGTCGCAGGGGAGTTGAACTGA
- the rsgA gene encoding ribosome small subunit-dependent GTPase A — protein MSFSSLVGSSSSSSHPLVPYGWDADWEAEFAPHAEQGLLPGRVVRVDRGQCDVVTAGGVVRADTAFVTPHDPLRVVCTGDWVAVEPGGNPRYVRAYLPRRTSFVRSTSSKRSEGQILAANVDHAVIALSLAVELDLGRVERFLALAWESGAQPVVVLTKADLVPDPVTLAHLVHDVETSAPGVPVLTVSALHGEGLDVLVALVGSGTSVLLGQSGAGKSTLANALVGEDVMDVRAARDVDGKGRHTTTTRNLLALPAGGVLIDTPGLRGVGLFDAGSGVGQVFTEIEELAERCRFHDCAHETEPGCAVRSAVESGELSERRLESYRKLMRENQWIVAKTDARVRAELRRDWKRKGAEGRAAMEIKRGRFQ, from the coding sequence TTGTCTTTCTCCTCTCTCGTGGGTTCGTCCTCGTCTTCCTCGCATCCGCTCGTGCCGTACGGCTGGGATGCGGACTGGGAGGCCGAGTTCGCCCCCCATGCCGAGCAGGGTCTCCTGCCCGGCCGTGTCGTACGGGTCGACCGCGGCCAGTGCGATGTCGTCACCGCCGGCGGAGTCGTCCGCGCGGACACCGCCTTCGTCACACCGCACGACCCCCTGCGGGTCGTGTGCACCGGCGACTGGGTGGCCGTCGAGCCCGGCGGCAACCCCCGCTACGTCCGCGCGTATCTGCCGCGACGCACCTCCTTCGTGCGCTCCACCTCCTCCAAGCGGTCCGAGGGACAGATCCTCGCCGCCAACGTCGACCACGCCGTCATCGCCCTCTCCCTCGCCGTCGAACTCGACCTCGGGCGCGTCGAACGCTTCCTCGCGCTCGCCTGGGAGTCCGGCGCCCAGCCCGTCGTCGTCCTCACCAAGGCCGACCTCGTGCCCGACCCGGTCACCCTCGCCCACCTCGTCCACGACGTCGAGACGAGCGCGCCCGGCGTGCCCGTGCTCACCGTCAGCGCCCTGCACGGCGAGGGGCTGGACGTCCTCGTCGCGCTCGTCGGCTCCGGTACCTCCGTGCTGCTCGGCCAGTCCGGCGCGGGCAAGTCCACGCTGGCCAACGCCCTCGTCGGCGAGGACGTCATGGACGTACGGGCCGCGCGGGACGTCGACGGCAAGGGCCGGCACACCACGACCACCCGCAATCTGCTCGCCCTGCCGGCCGGCGGGGTCCTCATCGACACGCCCGGACTTCGGGGGGTCGGGCTGTTCGACGCCGGGAGCGGGGTCGGGCAGGTCTTCACCGAGATCGAGGAACTGGCCGAGCGGTGCCGCTTCCACGACTGCGCCCATGAGACCGAGCCGGGCTGCGCGGTGCGCTCCGCCGTGGAGAGCGGGGAGCTGTCCGAGCGGCGGCTGGAGAGCTACCGCAAGCTCATGCGGGAGAACCAGTGGATCGTCGCCAAGACCGATGCGCGGGTCCGTGCGGAGCTTCGGCGGGACTGGAAGCGGAAGGGCGCGGAGGGGAGGGCGGCGATGGAGATCAAGCGGGGGCGGTTCCAGTAG